The Romeriopsis navalis LEGE 11480 DNA window TTCTTCAGCCAACTAATCATGGCGAATTCCTACGATCGCATCTACGCCGTCGTTAAACAAATCCCCAAAGGCAAAGTCGCAACCTATGGCCAAGTCGCCCAACTTGCCGGCTATGTGCGTGGGGCAAGGTTAGCTGGCTATGCGCTGTTTCGGGTGACGCCAGAGATGGATGTACCTTGGCAACGCGTAATCAATGCCAAGGGCGAGATCTCCGATTCTCCCTTCCGCCAAGGGAGTGACTATCTCCAGCGCTCAATCCTCGAAGACGAAGGCATTGTCTTCGATCAAAACGATCGCATTAGTCTCACGAAATATCGCTGGGCACCGGCGCCAGAAGACTTTCCCTCGATGCCCTCCAGCACAACTGACAACTAATCACGATCGCGCCAAAAAGCCAAGCCACTATACAAGTGAAACGCCGAGGGCCACAGGCTTTCCGTCTGGTTATACACCTTCAGCTCAGGATTCATCTGGTGCAATAACACAGGAAAGTCCATCACAAATTCACCAAACGGCGTGAAATCACTCCACACCTGCATCTGTGGTGCTTGCTCCGTCAAGGTCGCCATTAGCGAGTTCCACTGCATCCTTGTGCTGTATTGGTCCCAACTGCCCTCATCGGCCAGCAATAATCCGTCTTGATAGTCGTAGGTCCCGTCACAAAACCGCAAAATACAGTTCCGCTTGGGTAAATGCAGATCACACACTCGCAGATAATCCAAGGTTTCTTCCTTGCCATTGCGTCCGTCGGTGCGATCGCGCAATACATCAATATTCACCACCTGCGCCATCACCGGCAACGAGCCATCAACCCGTTGCGTCACCTCCGACCAGTCAAACACCAACTCCCCCACTTGGCCCGCTGGATTCTCGCAAATGACCACAGCTTGCGGCGTGATTTCCTGAATCGATTGCACCTGATAAATCGGCAATGATTTCACTTTCTTAGTCGCGACCCAAAAGGCCGGAATATTACCGGATCGAATCTGTTCCCCATAAAACTTCATCTCCCCCAAATCCCCGAGTCGATACAGTCGCCAACCCCGATTGGGGATCTGCATCCGTGCCGTATAGGGATCTAGCTCCATCACCTTGGCCATATGCTGTGCTGCCGACTGCCGCGCTGTCGGCGGAATCGATTCCAGTACTAACAAGCCCGGTTCACCCGGCTCCGGACTACTCGCCTTCGACGCCGCCAACGCCGCCTTCCGTTGTGCTTGCTCCGTTTCTTGGATACGCTGCAGTCCTTGGCGGGCCTGCAATGCCACCTTGGGACTCATTGCATCCCGCAGTAGGTGCCGATAAATCGTTTCTGCTTGGTCAAACTTTTGCGCAGCTTCGTACAGTCGAGCGCGATACATTTGCACCCAAGGATTTTCTGGATTTTCTTGCCACAGCAATTTCAACCGTTGGGTTGCACTGCGATAATCCTTTTTATCAAGCGCACGGGCGACTTGATCAAGTTGAAACTGGAGATCTGGCTGCATGGCAAACGCGGAGAAGTTGAAGGCGACCTAATAACATTTTGCCCAAGATGCGCCAAATGCGCGTCAAGTTTTATTGTTGTCCAGTCGCAGTGCAACGTTCCTGCGCCGCCGCGACGATCGCCATCACCGCCACGGCCGCCGTCACGGCTCGTAGAATCCGTTTGCCCAGAGAAACCGGCTGATAGCCCACAGCCACCGCCGCTTCCACTTCTGCGGTCGTCCAACCTCCTTCTGGGCCGATCGCCAGTTCCACCGCCGCTTGAGGCAATGCATCCAGCAATGCGGGCGAATCCCCTCGCTCCCAACATAGAAAGCGCTGCCCACAACTCGGTTCACTTTGGAGATATTTTTTCCA harbors:
- a CDS encoding MGMT family protein, whose protein sequence is MANSYDRIYAVVKQIPKGKVATYGQVAQLAGYVRGARLAGYALFRVTPEMDVPWQRVINAKGEISDSPFRQGSDYLQRSILEDEGIVFDQNDRISLTKYRWAPAPEDFPSMPSSTTDN
- a CDS encoding tetratricopeptide repeat protein, encoding MQPDLQFQLDQVARALDKKDYRSATQRLKLLWQENPENPWVQMYRARLYEAAQKFDQAETIYRHLLRDAMSPKVALQARQGLQRIQETEQAQRKAALAASKASSPEPGEPGLLVLESIPPTARQSAAQHMAKVMELDPYTARMQIPNRGWRLYRLGDLGEMKFYGEQIRSGNIPAFWVATKKVKSLPIYQVQSIQEITPQAVVICENPAGQVGELVFDWSEVTQRVDGSLPVMAQVVNIDVLRDRTDGRNGKEETLDYLRVCDLHLPKRNCILRFCDGTYDYQDGLLLADEGSWDQYSTRMQWNSLMATLTEQAPQMQVWSDFTPFGEFVMDFPVLLHQMNPELKVYNQTESLWPSAFHLYSGLAFWRDRD